The Plasmodium reichenowi strain SY57 chromosome Unknown, whole genome shotgun sequence nucleotide sequence TATATTTATGTAGtacttttcttttttttttttttttttttgttatgccattttattttttggagcataataaaaagtaataaCGATAAATTCTTAACATTTcgttataatataaaaaagtgtatatacataaacttgaacaaaaattacatgtatattgtatttcttttttcttttatatacccatatgaataaaaagaaaaaccGAAAGGTGTTATTTGAGATTAATGTTTTCTTCTTCCCTTTTATATGccattatatattgtaagTCGACGTTGGTTGTATTAAAGGTTcttttaaaacatatataacttattatatatatatatttatatataatttgtacAATTGTATCGTTGTTAAAATTATTgttatcttttttatatgatgaaAGAAGCTAACGCAtatgaaaaagatataaGGCGACTTTTACCTGTTATGGTAATAAATaggatgataataatataaatagatatacgcatatatatatatatatatatatatatatatatatatatatatatgtatatatgtatttgttttattCTCAATAATTTTAGTTAATAGGTTTAGTAACCGTTGTTATGTACACAATATTTGTTACagtaaaaattatgatttaataaaaaaaaaataaataagtaaCCGGAcattgtataaataaataaataaatatatatatatatatatatatattatactttttGTGATAATTCTTTAGTTTTATTGTATGGTATTATTACAAATTAATGTGGAAAAAcaatatgtaaatatagATCTCTTAAATGAAGGATATAC carries:
- a CDS encoding palmitoyltransferase, putative, which produces MKEANAYEKDIRRLLPVMLIGLVTVVMYTIFVTFYCMVLLQINVEKQYVNIDLLNEGYTKLLT